The Longimicrobium sp. genome includes a window with the following:
- a CDS encoding LURP-one-related family protein, giving the protein MARYKLRQRLISIGEDFTIEDEQGNTVYTVDGKVMRIRETFVIEDRAGNEVATVREVKLAIRDSMKILRGGETIATIRKALISPFRDKFGIDVEGGEDMVAVGNILEHEYEIRRGGDVVGRVSKHWFTIRDTYGVETAPGEDDALILAIAVAIDEMAHDPDEGKG; this is encoded by the coding sequence ATGGCGCGCTACAAGCTCAGACAGCGGCTGATCTCGATCGGCGAGGACTTCACCATCGAGGACGAGCAGGGGAACACCGTCTACACCGTGGACGGCAAGGTGATGAGGATCCGCGAGACGTTCGTCATCGAGGACCGCGCGGGGAACGAGGTCGCCACCGTGCGCGAGGTGAAGCTGGCGATCCGCGACAGCATGAAGATCCTGCGCGGCGGCGAGACCATCGCCACCATCCGCAAGGCGCTGATCTCGCCCTTCCGCGACAAGTTCGGCATCGACGTGGAGGGCGGCGAGGACATGGTGGCCGTGGGCAACATCCTGGAGCACGAGTACGAGATCCGCCGCGGCGGCGACGTGGTGGGGCGCGTGTCGAAGCACTGGTTCACCATCCGCGACACCTACGGCGTGGAGACCGCGCCGGGCGAGGACGACGCGCTCATCCTGGCCATCGCCGTGGCGATCGACGAGATGGCGCACGACCCGGACGAGGGGAAAGGGTGA